A region of Anguilla anguilla isolate fAngAng1 chromosome 18, fAngAng1.pri, whole genome shotgun sequence DNA encodes the following proteins:
- the mrpl14 gene encoding 39S ribosomal protein L14, mitochondrial, with amino-acid sequence MAQVRRFGTVLTQMLRVPQHCTFSVSASAAAIQKMTRVRVVDNSTLGTALHHRPPRVIHVYTKNGIGKVGDRVLLAIKGQKKKALIVGHKMPGDRMTPRFDSNNVVLIEDNGNPTGTRIKVPIPTHLRKMEGEYSKLLAIAHRFV; translated from the exons ATGGCACAAGTAAGACGCTTTGGGACTGTCCTGACTCAGATGTTAAGAGTACCTCAACACTGTACTTTCAG CGTATCTGCTTCTGCCGCGGCCATTCAAAAGATGACGAGGGTGCGAGTTGTGGACAACAGCACCCTAGGAACCGCCCTCCATCACCGCCCCCCCAGGGTCATTCACGTCTACACCAAAAACGGGATTGGCAAAGTGGGTGACAGAGTGCTTTTGGCGATCAAAGGACAGAAGAAAAAAGCCCTCATTGTGGGACACAAGATGCCAGGGGATCGAATGACCCCGCGCTTTGACTCCAACAATGTTGTTCTTATTGAGGACAATGGAAACCCAACTGGTACGAGGATCAAGGTGCCCATACCGACCCATTTGCGCAAAATGGAGGGAGAGTATTCTAAACTATTGGCTATTGCACACAGGTTTGTGTAG